The Melanotaenia boesemani isolate fMelBoe1 chromosome 11, fMelBoe1.pri, whole genome shotgun sequence genome includes the window CATCGGGGTGCTACAGTGAACAATTCTGGATCGATGTACACATGTTAAATCCTTGTAACTGTTCATTTAGAATAAAATGTTGAAGAACTCTAAAAGGCAGAGTTCTGCCTTTTAGCGTTCttcaacatttgttttaaaattgtgtgTCTGTGGCATGCACATAACAGACATGATGGCTGAACGTGATATCTGACTGGCACCCTGTGCATTAAAAGCTAGCATGCATGTGGAAGTACTTTAGCTTACATGGGTGGCTATGGTTTGCTCAGAAAGAGGTGTGAATGTGCGACAATCCTGGAGTATAAACCACAGCCAACTCACCACGAAGACGACCCTGGAGCCACCCAGGGGGGGGCAGAGgaagccccagccagagccccctcCTCTGATTACCACCCAAATTCCCACTCGGACTAACTTACATCTAATAAATGTTTACCTATGTTTATAAATTAGATGAGCACCCTATAGCCAATTTTTTATCTTCAGtcagagcagctgcagcttccagAGATTTGAAAAGAAACCCCTGCAGAACGGAACATTTCACAGCTGTAGTGTATGTCTGAAAATAGCTAAAAAGTCTGACAAATTGGGTTTCTTTTCAGAGTGTGGAAGTTGAGCAGAGACGTATACAGAGCTGCATCCACTTCATGAATCTAAAGAAACTTAACCGCCTGGCTCACATGCGACTAAAGCGAAGCAGAGATCAGACACATGAGGTAAGTTCCACACATCTCTACAACACTGTGTATGAGATGTTAAAGAAAGCACTCAAGTTCACACTATttcattaatttgatttaaaaactggCTTCAGGTTCTGTTGGGGATGGTCAAGAAAAGAATGATAAAGAtttctttatccttttttttaaagagagtCTATTTGTCCATGGTTTAGTTTAATGTTTTGGGCGTATCATGTCTTccatttctattctattctactattctacagtcatttagcagacgcttttatccaaagcaacttacatttgagagtaagaacacaagcaagaattcaaacaagaatTCTGCCCGTTTATGCAGATATGAAGTTCTGAATCATgacattatttaaacattatttattgttcattttttttagttttttttgggatcactttggttttttttttttggtttttttttttttttttaacagattttaattttcattattctGTCTACAGTCAAAACAAAGAGTTGATGTGCTGCACCTTCAGCTACAAAACCTCCTGTATGAAGTTATGCATCTTCAGAAGGAGATCAGCAAATGTCTGGAGTTCAAGTTAGTACACAACATTTCATTTGCAATTCGTCATCTTAAAGTGAAGCAGTAAGATATTGGTAATTAATTGTGGAAAGTATCCATAAGCATATGTTGTCTCAGATCTAATCATGAAGAAATAGACTTGGTGACTGAAGAAGAGTTTTACAATGAGGCCCCACAGGAGATTTCCAGGCCTAACCTCACAAAAAATGATCCTCACCAGCTCACACTGGCACGACTGGACTGGGAGCTTGAACAGAGGAAGAGGTACAAAAGTGGATTCATATCTGATGTTAAACTCATTCAGCCATGATTTGAGTGTGGAAAGCGTTTATTATACATTTGTGGTTGGGTACAGGTTGGCAGAGAAGTACAAGGAGTCACAGGCCACAAAGGAAAAGATTCAGAAGAGCATTGAGGTGAAAAAGGAGCATCTCAGAAGCTTGCAGCCAGGACTCAATGCAATCATGCaggtaaaaaagacaaaaacaatcattataattaaaaacatactATTAGAGTGTTAATGTTCCAACCTGATCTTGGcacaaaagaaaactgcttCATTGTGAGGACTGCCGTGCCAGAGATGATTCCTCATTGTGGTCTGTGTTCGTAGGCATCGCTCCCAGTGCAGGAGTATCTCTCCATGCCGTTTGAACAAACTCAGAAACAGACGGAGGTAGCGCGCCACCTGCCTCCACCCCTCTATGTATTGTTTGTCCAAACAAATGCATATGGCCAGGCTTGTGGTGAGAAATCATATCGTGAATCACTATGCTTCACAACAAAACTGATTTTGTCAACATAAGATGCAAGTTCTATTTGTAGgtggttcatttttatttctgtttcagacAAGAATCTGTGTGTGTCCATCAATGGGGATGTGGATGAGGCCAGGGCCCTGTCCAAACCCCCAGATGATTCCCAAGGTACATACAGTGCTAAATATGCCCACCGTCATACATACATTTTGTGCACATAAAATAGAAATTCATAGCTCTGTTGaccagtttatttttcattcatcaatGTTTTTGTTCCTTATTACATTTTGGGATGAATACatacccccccaaaaaaaacaaaaattaaaaaaatgatgtgTTCTGGTTTCATCCAGATGATGAGAGTGATTCAGATGCAGAAGAGGAGCAAGAGAAAACGGTGAGTCCCAGGCCTGGCTTTACTCCTGGACACTTTCAGTGACATGCACACTCGCACAGAAGTCAGTAAGTTAAGttgtcacaaaaaaaacaaaaaacaaaacgaagACACGGTATATTGCTTCACTATCGAACAAACTCTCCCTGAAGCCTTGGCTAGCTTACATTGCGGTCTGGTGTGTAGGGGTGTAGCAGCAGTTGATCGATTGCTGCATCCAGAGTGCCAGTGGAGGATTCTGGGAAAAATTAACCAAAAATGGTGAGGTGACTGTAACCTGAGTGCGTCTGGGACATGCACACTCAGCAACAAACCAGTGCTCGCTTTTATTATCAGGATTTACTCCAAGTCTTGGAGTAAATATATGTATTCCAAATTTCCGACTTCAGGGATGGATTCTATTAATATTCAACTGcagtctttgctgtttttcatcTTTGCGGTTGTGGCTTAAATATTAACACTTATTGTTTCAGGCTTTACCACTTCCAgctctttgtttgctttttctcttATTATTTGTAAAAGCAGACGGCTTAAACTCTCTCCAGCATTTTAGCCCTCTTTTTCATTATTATGCAGAACTGGACATCACCTATGATTTCCCAATCTGGTTTAATTCTGAATGAAAGTTTCACAAATCTACaagaaaaagcatttatttagaaaaactaataatttaatagactttaaaatttaatatcaataaagttttgttttatccAGATTGTGTTTTGGACAATGTTTGTTCGAAGTAGCCTCTGTAAGCTGTCTTTTCATCCTCTgatccttttgctttttttactGTCTGGTTAAAAGAAGAGAAGACGGCCAACCACCGGTGGCCAGCTGGATGATAAAAGACGAGAAATGCTAAAAAGACACCCTCTGTCTCTTTGCCTGGACCTGAAGTGTAAAGGTAGCTCATTCTGTTTACCTTTTTGTAGCAATATAGTTGAATAATTTATGTGCTCtttctgcagacagaaacattcCTTGTCTTTACACCActtgcatttacacattttctattctttttgtTTCCAATCCTTGTAATATGAGTATGTATATGCTGTGGTGTTTAGTAACTAAATACCTATTAGATAGTATGTGAAAGAAGGTTTGACCCACTCTGCTGTGACATGACACCACTTGACCTTTGTCTTCCCTCTGCTGGCAACAAAAGGAATATGGTGACAGATTATGGGGAGATCTGCATTGCAGGCGTAACTCTACCTAAAGTGGAAGTAGGGAGGGTAGGGAGAGAGGTGAGAAAGATGCTTTCAGCAACATAAGTCTGCAGCACCTACAATATCTTGTAAGCATTTTTTCTCATCAGCACACTCtcagactttgtttttattcctattCCCCTTCCTTTTCCCAGTTATCTTCACTGCTGCCAGCTGCAGCAGTCTGTTTAGCGCAGGACAAGCAAAAAGTGAACCATGTGAGTGACAGTGTGTCACTGAGTTCACTGTCACTGCAGAGTGGAGTGTGAAAGATGACCATCAGCATAATAGGTACTCCCTGGGTGCTGCTAGCCGCTTTTCTGACCACGCCCTGTTATTACTCTCTAATACACTGCAGTGTGTAAAGTAGGCCCAGGGGGGCTATTGCTGGCAGGATTAATAAAAGGATGGTAGAGGGAGTATTAAGATAGCAGTGGATTAGCTCTTCAGCTCATGTTTTCCTCCTTATCTCCACAGATGGCAGCATCCTCCATCTCTACTTTTACTACTTGATGAATCTCAACATTATGACTGTGAAAACCCAGGTCTCCACTTCCACAGACCTCAGCACAGCCATCAGcgcagggtgtgtgtgtatattcaCATAAGCATTTCATGCTATCTGTGCCCTTCAGTCTAAAGAGagtaattgtctttttttctttatagagATCTTTTGAAATCAGAAACTCTACTCAGCTGTCTCTACACTAGTGACCAAGGGAGAGAAACTCCCAATCCAGCTAATCGCTACCAGTTTGATAAAGTCGGGTAAGGATGTGGagtaattcaaataaataaggacaaagggaaaaaaaatccagttggACTAACCCATAATATCCATCCAGGATAGTTTCCTTTGCTGATTATGTGGAGGAGCTGGGATATCCCTACATGTGGGTTCAGAATCTCGGAGGACTTCAATTTCCAAGTGATTCTTCAGAGGTGTGTATTGTGTATCAAGGGGTGTTCTAGGAGGGCACACCTCACCAACGTTGTTAcagctgtaaatattttttgtttccagGGCGTGCTTGTTGGCAGTTCTCTGAGTGCCAACCACATGGAGAGCACCATGAAGCTGCTGAGGGGGCGTGTCCTGTCCCGCTTGGCTCTGCATAAACAGTTTGCCTCTTTGGGTAAGTAGTTGAACAACTTTACACATTGAATAcatggaaaatatgactgaGATTGTGCTTCTCTCCTCAGAGCACAGCATCATCCCAGTCACCAGTGAGTGTCAGCACCTCTTTCCTGCAAAGATCATCTCCCGTTTAGCTCGTTGGACCACCATCAGCCAGCAGGAGTACATGGTAGAtggcaaaagaaaacaaggaaaaggtTTTCAGAAGTATTTTTCCCAATAATATAAAAAGCAGcatcactgtaatatttcacatcTTTTCAAGGATCTGCCATATACACGCCATGTAACTGATGCCGGGCTGGCAAAAGAGACTGATCTGTACTTTTTGGGAGTGATTGAAAGAGGCACAGGTAAATCCGGTCACTGTCAAGACATTTTGATGTTAATCAGTTGgtttaaatatgttttgctAAACAACATGCCCTTCCATCTCACAGCTCGTCTCCAGGCTGCAGTGGTGCTGAGTCCGCGTTACCCAGAGATCGCTCCCctgttctccctctctctcagcTGGAAAGGAGAGTGCAGTGGACGCACAGATGACAATCTTCGAGTTAGAAaatttaatattataatatCTCAAAGTTTGTGCACTGTTACTGAATATCCTGTTACAACATCCATGAATTTCCATGCTTCAACTTACAATTTTCAGGCCATGGAGAGTGAAGTTAATGTGTTCAAAAATGAACTGCAAGGACCACGTCCAGGACACCAGCTGCTGACTAATCAACTAGAACGCCTTTGTTTCTGCTTGGATGTGTATTTGGAGACAGAGGGACAAGATGACAGTGTGGAAGGACCTCGCGAGTTCCCACGTGAAAAGATGTGCCTCCGTACTGTCAGGTATTTAGGCTAAAGCATTGtcttttatatacaaaaaataaaaaattaataataaaaattatctcTGATGCCTCTGATATACCTTCTTTTTTCCCATTTCAGGGGTCCAACTCGCCTGAAGCCGTTCAAGTACAACCATCCACAGGGCTTCTTTAGTCACCGTTGAATCTGCTTATACAGTTTcctctttgtattttaaaactTGTAACCTTGATCGTTGTGGCTTTGATACACAAAGTTCAATTTTTTAAAgcttagaaaattaaaaaaatttaaaaaaaattactatttTCCTTTCAGTGTGTAATTGATCTTTGTATGGTTCTGCTGCGTTTGGGTTTTGTTGAGTGCCCCATATTTTTCTGTTGGATCTCTTTACTGTCCTTTCTACCCTAACTTCTCTATGTTCTGCTCTATTTATAGGCTTTGTCAGAGCTTGCTGATTATTATGCCATTGAGGTTCAGTGCAGAATAAGCTGAGTCATTTCCACAGAGAATGATGCCCATGGAATATGATATTCGGCATATTGTTTGCAGTTAGTCTTTAATCTATCATTTATTTCCATGGCTTCAGTAtatgcaaaaaaatatttttgtggaTGATATTGATATGTCCAATATCTACTGAATCAGTAGATTAAAAAGAGATTGGGTGACTTGTGGCCTTACAGTTGTTTAGTTTGCAGAGTGACTATAATGTGTACAGTTTTCAGTAAgctatttcaataaa containing:
- the thoc5 gene encoding THO complex subunit 5 homolog encodes the protein MSSDALKKRKSKVVRSEVGTPEIKRVRGEGDQHDVRAYNEEVELDGRDPEQDYLQYKESCENLATLMSEIQELKANGAKEGSVEVEQRRIQSCIHFMNLKKLNRLAHMRLKRSRDQTHESKQRVDVLHLQLQNLLYEVMHLQKEISKCLEFKSNHEEIDLVTEEEFYNEAPQEISRPNLTKNDPHQLTLARLDWELEQRKRLAEKYKESQATKEKIQKSIEVKKEHLRSLQPGLNAIMQASLPVQEYLSMPFEQTQKQTEVARHLPPPLYVLFVQTNAYGQACDKNLCVSINGDVDEARALSKPPDDSQDDESDSDAEEEQEKTKRRRPTTGGQLDDKRREMLKRHPLSLCLDLKCKDGSILHLYFYYLMNLNIMTVKTQVSTSTDLSTAISAGDLLKSETLLSCLYTSDQGRETPNPANRYQFDKVGIVSFADYVEELGYPYMWVQNLGGLQFPSDSSEGVLVGSSLSANHMESTMKLLRGRVLSRLALHKQFASLEHSIIPVTSECQHLFPAKIISRLARWTTISQQEYMDLPYTRHVTDAGLAKETDLYFLGVIERGTARLQAAVVLSPRYPEIAPLFSLSLSWKGECSGRTDDNLRAMESEVNVFKNELQGPRPGHQLLTNQLERLCFCLDVYLETEGQDDSVEGPREFPREKMCLRTVRGPTRLKPFKYNHPQGFFSHR